The Engystomops pustulosus chromosome 2, aEngPut4.maternal, whole genome shotgun sequence genomic interval CATAAATATTGCGCTCAGTTCCCGTTTCCACATATCACCGCTATCTGTGTGTGAGAGAGAACCATGGCCAGAACCAAGCAGACCGCCCGCAAGTCCACCGGAGGCAAAGCGCCCCGCAAGCAGCTGGCTACCAAGGCCGCCAGGAAGAGCGCGCCCGCCACCGGCGGAGTCAAGAAGCCTCACCGCTACCGCCCCGGCACCGTGGCTCTCCGCGAGATCCGCCGTTACCAGAAGTCCACCGAGCTGCTCATCAGGAAGCTGCCCTTCCAGCGCCTGGTCAGAGAGATCGCTCAGGACTTCAAGACCGACCTGCGCTTCCAGAGCTCTGCCGTCATGGCGCTGCAGGAGGCCAGCGAGGCCTATCTGGTCGGCCTCTTCGAGGACACTAACCTGTGCGCCATCCACGCCAAGAGAGTCACCATCATGCCCAAAGACATCCAGCTGGCCCGCAGGATCCGCGGCGAGAGGGCCTAAGTCCTCCCCGGGCGGGTACCGTCCCACACAACacaaaggctcttttcagagccacccacaTCCTCTACAGGACGAGCTCAATAACCTCAAGTGTACCCTGTGGCCGCTCCCAGGCCTCATGCCCATCTGCAGGGAGACGCCGCGGCTGCTAGTGCTGTCAGCGGTGTCCCCTCCCCCCGTGACAGGAATCTCTGAATCCCGTCGTTCCTGACATGACGTCACAATAACATATATCTCGCTAATGTAATGGCTTGTTTCCCCTACGGTTTGTAAAGCgcaacggaatatgatggcgctatacaatTAATAACAACGGTATAGAACGTGTTCTGCCGCAGCACAGACCCTAAACCTCACATATAATAACTAGTCACTGCCGAGCTCCCCGTTCTGCCTCCCTGGTCACACCCGCAGCTGCGCTCCCCGCTctgcccctctggtcacagtgcgAGCTCTATGGGTTCCCTGCCTCCTCAGTTACAGCCACTGCTGCGCTCCTCGGCTACTCCAGTCCTAGCTACATCTGCTCTTTCTATATTTCATCTCCACTTACATCTAGATCTGCCCTTTCTATAGATCATCTCTATGTACAGCTAGAACTGCACCCCTCGGATTGCCCGCCGCCCTCATGAGGCCGGGAGTCTTTGTGCTGGGGGCCGCCCTGCACACATCGATGAAGCAGGGATTGTAGAAAGAGCGGGGAATTCAAAATTATAACACGTTCACTATTCAGCCAATAGGTGGTAAGGGGGAGGAGAGACCAAGGACACGCCCCTTCGTCATCACCAGTAGTCCTCTATCTGGTCCTCTCATTGTGTATATAAAGGAGACCTCGGCAGCCCCGTCCACATTCGTTGTCTCACACACAACAAAGAACATGTCTGGACGCGGCAAAGGAGGAAAGGGGCTCGGAAAAGGAGGCgccaagaggcacaggaaggtgCTGCGTGATAACATCCAGGGAATCACCAAGCCTGCCATCCGCCGCCTGGCTCGCAGAGGAGGCGTCAAGCGTATCTCCGGCCTCATCTACGAGGAGACCCGCGGCGTCCTCAAGGTGTTCCTGGAGAACGTCATCCGCGACGCTGTCACCTACACCGAGCACGCCAAGAGGAAGACCGTCACCGCCATGGACGTGGTGTACGCGCTCAAGCGCCAGGGCCGCACTCTCTACGGCTTCGGAGGTTAAGACTCGTACCCACCCGGCTCCATCTCACAcccaaaggctcttttcagagccacccacctcctcctagaGAAGAGCTCGCACTCTGATGCTTGTTTCATACCACTGTCTGTactgtcactcatcactttccctcCAGTTGTCTCCTGTGACTTAAAAGGCGCTGCGGAAAGTGATGGCGCTACAGGAACATAACTTATCGTCGTGCTCCCCGGTGATGGGGCTCGAGCCGGTGCAGTGCGGATTCTGGACGCTAATTAGAGAAGGGCCCGGGCAGTGTCACATACATACAAGCCGCGGCTGCTGCACAACATCTCACCgatcggaggaggagggggctggagCGCGGCTGATGGAGATATCGCGGGTGTGGCTGTGCGCGCCAGAGTCGCATTTAAATTTCACGCTCAATTTCCCCTCCCCCGCACAACGGAGCCGCGCTGCACAATCTTCCCGCCGCGCTGCCGCCCATGGCTTCTGAAGCCTGTGAGTTGCAGCGCGATGGCGATGCGACTGCCACAACA includes:
- the LOC140119908 gene encoding histone H3 codes for the protein MARTKQTARKSTGGKAPRKQLATKAARKSAPATGGVKKPHRYRPGTVALREIRRYQKSTELLIRKLPFQRLVREIAQDFKTDLRFQSSAVMALQEASEAYLVGLFEDTNLCAIHAKRVTIMPKDIQLARRIRGERA
- the LOC140116905 gene encoding histone H4, producing the protein MSGRGKGGKGLGKGGAKRHRKVLRDNIQGITKPAIRRLARRGGVKRISGLIYEETRGVLKVFLENVIRDAVTYTEHAKRKTVTAMDVVYALKRQGRTLYGFGG